From the Falsirhodobacter halotolerans genome, the window CGTCGTGCCCCCCTTGGCCACCACCGCCTGCGACAGATCGTTGTCGAGGTTCTGTTCGGGATAGGTGTCCTTGGTGTTGAACTTGCGGTGCCGAAGATGGGCCATGGGTCGTGTCTTTCGTTGAAGGGAGGTCAGGCGGTGGGGCGGGTCGCGACCATGGACGGGCGGGCGTCGAACGCCGCGTGCCAGTCGGCCAGCGCGCCGCGTCCGGCCCGCCAGTCCAGATCGGAGAAACGGAAATCCATCCAGCCCAGGGCACAGGCGGCGGAAATCGCGCCGATGTCGTGGCAGGCGGGGTCGGGAATGTCGGTGTTCATGGCGTCCAGCGCGTCGAACGCCTTTTCGCGCTGCTTGTCGGTCCAGGCGGACCAGCGCAGGTTTTCGGGCCGCGCGACATGTTCATAGCGGATCAGGATCAGCGCATCCATCAGGCCATCGGCCAGCGCCTGTCGGCGCAGCGCGGTCCAGCGGGCGGGGCCGGGGGCCGGAAACAGGCCGCCGCCGCCCAGATGGTCCAGATATTCGCAGATGACGCGGCTGTCATAAAGGGCCGTGCCGTCTTCGGTCAGGGCGGCGGGAACCTTGGCCAGCGGGTTGGCGGCCTGGATGCGGGTGTCGCGCTCCACCGGGTGGGCGGCAGTGGACTGCCGTTCGATCCGGTCCTGA encodes:
- a CDS encoding glutathione S-transferase — translated: MKLYYGPASPFVRKVMVTAHEHGLQDRIERQSTAAHPVERDTRIQAANPLAKVPAALTEDGTALYDSRVICEYLDHLGGGGLFPAPGPARWTALRRQALADGLMDALILIRYEHVARPENLRWSAWTDKQREKAFDALDAMNTDIPDPACHDIGAISAACALGWMDFRFSDLDWRAGRGALADWHAAFDARPSMVATRPTA